DNA sequence from the Maribacter dokdonensis DSW-8 genome:
TGCATAATCTAAACGATGTACCGGTTTTGGACTTACGGCATCAAACAATGTACTAGGAGAAAGGTTTTGAGCTAGTGCATTAGCCACGGTTTTAAATCCGTTACCGCTTACTAAAATTCCTGCTGGTTTATTAATTACCGCCATATACTCATCCTCGTAAATAACATTTAAGGTAAGAACCAATCTAGTGTTGGTGTCTTTCTCTGTGGCGTGATATATTATAATTTCACCACCTTTGATAAAAGTTGCTGTACTGCCCACTACCCCATCTACCGTAATCAGATTTTTTTTAAGTGCTTTCTTTAAAGCGGATTTTGTGGAAACCTGTTGAAATATCCCTACTCCGTATTCCTGCAACCTAATTGGATCAGTTAGTTCTTGAACAATATGCGTCTGCTTCAAAATCATCTTAAGCCCAAAGTTAACTCTGTTTGATCAGTTATCCATTTAAATACTTTAGAACTACTAAAATACTTAAGTGAGTTAACCATGCTACCTATATAAGTTTAATTTTCACCCAGTTAACAATCCATCATCAAAAACCGAAATGAAAAAAATCAAACATAAGATTCTTAGACAACTTATTATATTGTCGCTGATTATTTTTTTAGGCGGATTGATTATCAAATATATGCTTCCGTATATTTCTGGAGTTTTAGGAGCCCTTACGCTTTATGTAGTTCTTAGAAAATGGATGCTCAAATTAATCAATAAAGGGATAAAGAGAATGTGGGCAGCTATGCTACTCATTTTAGTATCCTTTATTGGAATCTTCGTTCCGCTGACCGCTGCAGGTTTTATGTTAAGCTCTGAACTAAGTAATTTGGCAGACAAATCTGAACAAGTTACCAAGGCATTTAAAGACCAACTTTTTCAAGTAGAGAAATATATAGAGTATGACATTTCATCTACTATTGACCCCAAACAAGCATCAGGCTGGTTAACGGATAATATGCAAGGTTTTGCCAGTGGAACTTTCAATGTGTTTATTTCATTGGGCATATTATTATTTCTATTGTACTACATGTTAAAGAGCCCAAAACAATTAAAGGAGTCTCTTCTAGAATATATTCCGCTCAGTAATAAAAATTTAATGACTTTAGGAAAGGAGATTGATAGTGTGGTACGCTCCAATGCTATTGCCATACCGCTGGTTGCATTAGCTCAAGGAATTATCGCTCTTATCGGGTTCTATATTTTTGGTGTAGACAACCCCTTATTTTGGTTTGTTATAGTAACTATTGGATCCATGATTCCTTTTATAGGAACATTTATAGGAATATTTCCAGTTTTTGTACTGAGCCTTGCCAGCGGCGAAGACTTTCAGGCCTGGGGAATTTTGCTTTATGGTATTTTGGTGGTGGGTATGACCGATAATGTCATTCGACTATTCGTTTTAAAACAATTAGATAGCACTCACCCGTTAATTACCTTAATTGGTGTATTAATTGGTATACCTCTTTTTGGTTTTGTAGGACTTATTTTTGGTCCATTGATTATAAACTTATTCTTGATTATTGTAAAAATATACAAACAACAATACGGCATTCAAAAATCGACCAAGCAAAGTGAAAATAAGATGTAATTAAAATTTTAAATATTTATTCAAGAATGCATACACATCCTCCGATATTTTAAATCGATATAGAACACCTACATAAAGCGCAATCATCAAAATACTTTTCAACGCAATATTGACTAGCGGATGAAAAGAAAATGAAAATGTTGAAAACATCACTGCTATAATTATCAGCAAAAGAAATACTTTAATTGTCTCGTGTGTAAAAGGCTGCATTTGAAACTTTGCTTTTACGTAGCCCAATTTCAATGAATTATAAATAAAAAAGGCACTGAAACTAGCTATTGCCGCACCGTTAATACCGTAGTTCGGAATCAACCAGAGATTAAAAATAATAGCCAAAACCGCTAACAATACGCCAAAAAACAAAATAGACCGGTAGAAATCTGAATTAAAAAGTATAGCATTGTTGTTCCCTAAAAGCGCATCATACACCTTTGCCAAACCAACCCAAAATACGATCATAAAACCGCCTGCATATTTATTCGGCAATAATTCATAAAGCTCATTAAGATTCAATAAAATCAATAAAAAAAGTATGCCGGAGACTATAAACAGTGTTAACGAGCTTTTTTGGTATAATTGCGTAAGAGCCGGTATATCCCTACTATTTAAATAATTTGCCGTTAACGGATATGTAATTTGATGCATTGCTTTTGAGGGTACGGCAATGGTTGATGCAATAAAACCAGCTACAGCATAAAAAGCCACATTTTCAAGCTCCAAAAAATCATTCAACATAACCTTATCTACCTCCATCAATACAATAGCAGTAGAACCTCCTAAAATTATTAAAGCACTATACTTTACAATATTTCTCCAATTGTTCGGAAAATGAAAATCTAATTTAGGAGAACGTAAGCTGTAAGAATATAATTTCATTATTAATGTTCTCGCAATATAGAAGCCTACCAAAGCATTAATAAAAAATGATATATCTATCAACTTAAAATACAATAGCAGTAGTAATACGGTTTGCCCTACCCTACAAAAAATCTCTTTCATGAAATTGCCGAACATCGATTTCATTTGAATTCGCGCCCATGCATAAAAGACTTCAAAGTATGACATTGCCATACCTACCAAAAAAATATGCCACACATACTCCCTTACCACATCATTTTGTCTAGAAAGCAAATTTCCTATCATATCATTAGCGGCATAGCTAACTACTGCCACCGGTATGATCAAGAACAAAGGCAAGATCAACATTAAAGTCAAAAATGAATCTTGATCCTTTTGATCCTTAAAACTTGAATAAAATTTGACTAAACTATTGGGAACACCAAATGCTAAAATGGGCATTAAAACTGAAGACACGGACAAAATAACCTGTATTAAACCGTAATTACTTGGTTGCATAAAATTGGTGTACAAAAACAAAGTATTGGCAGCTCCTATCGCAAAACCTATATAGGTAACAATTGTATTATTTAGAGATTGTTTTAGTACGATACCCATTAGATGTATTCAGCCAATTTTCTGGTGAGCTCTCTTCTGCTAAATTGCTCAATATTGTCCGCAATAATATGTAATTGCCCTTTCTGATAATTTTCAAACCATCTTAAAATTACGTTTTTCAGTTCAATATCATCAGAATGTTCAAATATATAGCCAGTTTTTGTTTCTTCAACAATACTTTCTACGTCCCAATTCTTAGGTCCAATTCCTAAAATTGGTCGCTTGGCCGCCATATATTCAAACAGTTTACCAGGTATAATTCCAATGGTTTCCTGAGAATCTATTTCTACCAGTAATAATACTTGAGATTTTCGTTGATATACCAAAGCTTCTTGATGAGACACATATCCTATAACTTCAATAAAGTCCTGTAATCCAACTTCTTTTATAGTTGATAGTATTTCATCGCTGACAACACCTATAAACTGTAGTCTTAATGCCTCTTTAAATTCAGGAAATTCATCTACCATTTGTGCCAAAACCGACCATAATTTCACGGGATTTCTACCGCTTAATAATGACCCTATATGTGAAATGGTATATTTTGAATCTAACCCTTCATCAGTCAGCAACTCCCCATCAAATCCATTGGTAATAACCTTTATTGGTTTACCTGTAATGTTTTCAAATTCCTTTTTTGTAGTACTGCTAGTAACTATAATTTTGTCTGCCGTGTGAAGAACTTTAGCTTCTAATAGTTTATGTTTCTTTTCTGCCGATTTGGTTAATTTCAATTTCTTATGATAGCCAATAGTTGTCCAAGGATCGCGAAAGTCTGCAACCCAATGTACAGGTCTTCCTTGTTTTAAATAATAGCCAATTAAATGCACACTGTGTGGAGGACCGGTAGTTATTATAGTATCAATACCTTCCTTAGCCAACACATCTTTTAGGAAGTTTACAGATGGTTTTACCCATAACTTTCTTGCATCGGGTATAAAAAGGTTTCCGCGAACCCACAAAAGAACTTTCTCTATAAAAGATTGGTTTTTCGTCTGTATGATTCCAGAGCTAATACGCTTCGTTTTTTTACTTGAAAAGAGTGAAGCAATGCGATAAGGTTCTTTAATTTTATGCTTATAGATTTTTATATCAGTGGGTACATCTTGTGAAAAAGTATCATCTAACATGGGGTAATGAGGATTCTCAGGAATATATAGTACCGGCTCAATACCAAAATCTCTAAGGTATTTCACAAACTTTAGCCAACGTTGCACTCCTGGTCCGCCAGCAGGTGGCCAATAGTACGTAATGACCAGCACTTTTCTCATTATGCTTCTTCTTCTTTTTTAGACCTCCAAAAAGAAAAACCTAAACCACCTACAATTACCAGTCCCAATAAAATAGTACTTGCTAAAGTAATTTTACTACCCGTAGCTACAACCTCTGGTTCAAATTTGAACTCTATTTTATGCTCCCCTGAAGGTACCGAAAGTGCTCTTAATACATAATCAACTTTAAAATAATCACTTTGTTTTCCGTCTATATAGACATTCCAACCATTTTTGTAATACATTTCAGAAAAAACAGCTACACCTTCATTGCTGTTCTTAGAATTATATACTAGGTGATTGGGTTCATAAT
Encoded proteins:
- a CDS encoding glycosyltransferase family 4 protein; amino-acid sequence: MRKVLVITYYWPPAGGPGVQRWLKFVKYLRDFGIEPVLYIPENPHYPMLDDTFSQDVPTDIKIYKHKIKEPYRIASLFSSKKTKRISSGIIQTKNQSFIEKVLLWVRGNLFIPDARKLWVKPSVNFLKDVLAKEGIDTIITTGPPHSVHLIGYYLKQGRPVHWVADFRDPWTTIGYHKKLKLTKSAEKKHKLLEAKVLHTADKIIVTSSTTKKEFENITGKPIKVITNGFDGELLTDEGLDSKYTISHIGSLLSGRNPVKLWSVLAQMVDEFPEFKEALRLQFIGVVSDEILSTIKEVGLQDFIEVIGYVSHQEALVYQRKSQVLLLVEIDSQETIGIIPGKLFEYMAAKRPILGIGPKNWDVESIVEETKTGYIFEHSDDIELKNVILRWFENYQKGQLHIIADNIEQFSRRELTRKLAEYI
- a CDS encoding AI-2E family transporter yields the protein MKKIKHKILRQLIILSLIIFLGGLIIKYMLPYISGVLGALTLYVVLRKWMLKLINKGIKRMWAAMLLILVSFIGIFVPLTAAGFMLSSELSNLADKSEQVTKAFKDQLFQVEKYIEYDISSTIDPKQASGWLTDNMQGFASGTFNVFISLGILLFLLYYMLKSPKQLKESLLEYIPLSNKNLMTLGKEIDSVVRSNAIAIPLVALAQGIIALIGFYIFGVDNPLFWFVIVTIGSMIPFIGTFIGIFPVFVLSLASGEDFQAWGILLYGILVVGMTDNVIRLFVLKQLDSTHPLITLIGVLIGIPLFGFVGLIFGPLIINLFLIIVKIYKQQYGIQKSTKQSENKM
- a CDS encoding oligosaccharide flippase family protein; its protein translation is MGIVLKQSLNNTIVTYIGFAIGAANTLFLYTNFMQPSNYGLIQVILSVSSVLMPILAFGVPNSLVKFYSSFKDQKDQDSFLTLMLILPLFLIIPVAVVSYAANDMIGNLLSRQNDVVREYVWHIFLVGMAMSYFEVFYAWARIQMKSMFGNFMKEIFCRVGQTVLLLLLYFKLIDISFFINALVGFYIARTLIMKLYSYSLRSPKLDFHFPNNWRNIVKYSALIILGGSTAIVLMEVDKVMLNDFLELENVAFYAVAGFIASTIAVPSKAMHQITYPLTANYLNSRDIPALTQLYQKSSLTLFIVSGILFLLILLNLNELYELLPNKYAGGFMIVFWVGLAKVYDALLGNNNAILFNSDFYRSILFFGVLLAVLAIIFNLWLIPNYGINGAAIASFSAFFIYNSLKLGYVKAKFQMQPFTHETIKVFLLLIIIAVMFSTFSFSFHPLVNIALKSILMIALYVGVLYRFKISEDVYAFLNKYLKF